In Capsicum annuum cultivar UCD-10X-F1 chromosome 11, UCD10Xv1.1, whole genome shotgun sequence, one genomic interval encodes:
- the LOC124888440 gene encoding uncharacterized mitochondrial protein AtMg00810-like: KNAFLNGDLHAEVYMTPPPGIDHQPGEVCRLRKALYGLKQAPRAWFEKFSTVITSLGFVPSNHDSALFVRCTSAGRILLSLYVDDMIITGDDHSGIELLKYDLAHRFAMKDLGLLRYFLGIEVAQSKKGYLLSQTKYISDLFTRARLSDNRTVDTPLETNARYSPSDGVPLSDPSLYRTIVGSLVYLTVTRPDIAHAVHVVSQFVTAPTSVHWGAVLRILRYLRGTQFQNLLFPSTSSLELRAYSDADWDGDRNDRKSTTGFCVFLGDSLISWKSKKQDVVSRSSTEAEYRAMAVTTCEIIWLRWLLADMGVHISMPTPLHCDNKSAVQIAKNSVFHERTKHI, encoded by the coding sequence aagaatgcttttctgaatggtgatctccacgcggaagtttatatgactcctcccccaggtattgaccaccagccaggtgaagtttgtcggcttcgaaaagctttatatggtctcaaacaagcccctcgtgcttggtttgagaaattctccactgttattacttcccttggatttgtcccgagtaaccatgattcagcattgtttgttagatgtacaagtgcagggcgaattctattgtccttatatgtagatgatatgattattactggtgatgatcatagtggtattgagttattgaagtatgatttggctcatcgatttgcaatgaaggacttgggcttgctgcgttattttctgggtattgaggtggctcagtctaagaaagggtatcttctttctcagactaagtatatatctgacttgtttacacgggcgcgtctttctgacaacaggactgtagatactccccttgaaaccaatgcacgttactctcctagtgatggtgttccattatcagatccgagtctttatcggactattgtgggtagtttggtttatcttacggttactcgtccagatatagcacatgcagttcatgttgttagccagtttgttactgctcctacttctgtgcactggggagctgtacttcgtattctaaggtatcttcgtggcactcagtttcagaatctcttgtttccctcgacgtcatctctcgagttgcgagcctatagtgatgctgattgggatggagatcgcaatgatcgtaaatccaccactggtttttgtgtgtttcttggagactctttaatctcgtggaagagcaagaaacaagatgttgtctctagatcttccacggaggctgagtatcgtgctatggctgtgactacatgtgagattatttggttacgatggcttcttgcagatatgggggttcacatttctatgcctactcccctgcattgtgataacaaaagtgcggtacaaattgcaaagaattctgtcttccatgagcgtacgaagcacatt